One region of Coriobacteriia bacterium genomic DNA includes:
- a CDS encoding ATP-binding cassette domain-containing protein, giving the protein MDRALAVEGLGFSYSTRPNVLEDIDFGVSAGEAVAVIGPSGAGKSTLLRALAHLAAPAAGRIVLDGEDLNDPSSKRLRGSIGYVHQQHGLPSAISTPMAVLGGRMHRWTVWRLLASALLGPSEADIARVRDVLRRVGLEGRECGRVGEMSVGQRQRVAVARTLLQAPRLIVADEPVASVDPATADVVLSLLVEETARGAIVVCSVHDVDKVRRHFTRAIGLRRGRLVFDGSTDGLTDAVTVDIYNGESA; this is encoded by the coding sequence GTGGACCGGGCTCTCGCGGTAGAAGGTCTCGGCTTCTCGTACTCGACCCGCCCGAACGTGCTCGAAGACATCGACTTCGGAGTGTCCGCCGGCGAGGCCGTCGCGGTCATCGGTCCGAGCGGTGCCGGCAAATCGACGCTCCTTCGCGCATTGGCCCACCTCGCGGCGCCTGCCGCCGGACGCATCGTGCTCGACGGAGAAGACCTGAACGACCCCTCGTCGAAGAGGCTGCGCGGATCGATCGGCTACGTCCACCAGCAGCATGGACTTCCTTCGGCGATCTCGACACCGATGGCCGTGCTCGGCGGCCGGATGCACCGATGGACCGTATGGAGACTGCTCGCGTCCGCTCTTCTCGGACCGAGTGAGGCCGATATCGCTCGAGTTCGCGATGTCCTCCGGCGAGTGGGGTTGGAGGGAAGGGAGTGCGGCCGCGTCGGCGAGATGAGTGTGGGACAGCGTCAGCGGGTGGCTGTCGCGCGAACGCTGCTCCAGGCGCCGCGGCTGATCGTCGCTGACGAGCCCGTGGCATCCGTCGATCCCGCGACCGCGGATGTCGTCCTTAGCCTTCTGGTCGAAGAGACCGCGCGCGGCGCCATCGTCGTGTGTTCGGTGCATGACGTCGACAAGGTCCGCCGGCACTTCACGCGCGCGATCGGGCTCCGTCGAGGGCGGCTGGTGTTCGACGGCTCCACCGACGGACTGACCGATGCGGTCACCGTCGACATCTACAACGGAGAGTCCGCGTGA